CGATCCTTGGCGCGGCTGGAGGTCGACGAGGCGGGGCTGGATTCGCTGGACCGGCGCTTTCTCAAGGCCCTGATCGAGAACTATGGCGGCGGGCCGGTCGGCATGGACACCCTGGCCGCCGCCATCGCCGAGGCGCGCGACGCGGTGGAGGACGTGATCGAGCCCTATCTGCTGCAGCAGGGTTTTATCCAGCGCACGCCGCGCGGGCGAATGGCCTGCGCGCGCGCCTATGAGCACCTGGGCCTGACCGCGCCGCCGCAGCCGCCGGCGCAAAGCGGCCTGTTCAATTGAGGTCTACAAAGATTTCAGATTTATAGCGCCAAGAGACTATAATCGTATAAGGTCTTCATATGGACCCCATTCAGAACCCTTTCGTCCCGGGTGCGGGGTCGCCCCCGCCGGAATTGGCAGGACGCCAGGCGATCCTGGATCAGGCCGCCGTCACTCTTGGCCGCATCAAGCGTGGGCGCCCGACCAAGAGTTTGATGATCGTGGGGTTGAGGGGCGTCGGCAAGACGGTTGTCCTGAACCGCATCCAGGCCTTGGCCGAAGAGCAAGGGTATCTGGCGGAATTGATAGAAGCGCCTGAGCACAAAAGTTTGCCAGCCCTGCTCGCGCCCGCATTGCGGAGCCTGATCCTGAAGCTGGATCGGGGGGAACAGGTCAGCGCCGCCGCTAAGCGAGCCTTTCGCGCGCTGCGGGGTTTCGCGGCCGCGATCAGAGTCAAGTACAACGATTTCGAGATCAGCCTCGACGGAGAAGCGGAGCCGGGTGTCGCCGACAGCGGCGACTTGGAGGCCGATCTGCCTGATCTTCTGATCGCGGTCGGCGAGGCGGCCCGCGAACGACAAACGGCGGTAGCGATCATTCTGGATGAGCTTCAGTATCTCAGCGAACTCGAGATGAGCGCGCTGATCATGGCCTTTCACAAGGCCTCGCAGAAGCAGTTGCCTGTGGTGCTGATCGGCGCCGGCCTGCCCCAACTGGTCGGGCTGACGGGTCGATCCAAGTCGTACGCAGAACGATTGTTCGATTTCCCGCCGGCCGGCCCGCTGAACTTCGAGGACGCTTCGCGCGCTCTGGTTTCGCCCGTAGAGGACGAAGGTGCAAGCATCACGCCGGACGCGGTTCGCGCCATCTTTGACATTACCGAGGGCTATCCATACTTCTTGCAGGAGTGGGGCTACCATGCGTGGCTGGCGACGGACGCGAGTCCGATCGACAAGGCCGATGTGGAGCGCGCCACGCCCACGGCCCTGGAGCGACTTGATCGTAGTTTCTTTCGGGTGCGGTTTGACCGCCTGAATCCTTCCGAGAAACGCTATCTCAGCGCGATGGCGGCGTTGGGAGAAGGACCGCATCGGTCAGGCGACATCGCGGCCAAGCTGGGCGTCAAGATTACCAGCACGGGTCCCACGCGGGCCAGCCTGATCACAAAAGGCATGATTTTCAGCCCCGCCCACGGCGACACCGCTTTTACGGTCCCTCTTTTCGATCAGTTCATGAGGCGGACGATGCCGTTCGAGGGCGCATGATCGATCAGCCGACCGCCGGACGTTTTGACGGGCGCGCGCACCTGTTGCCGGTGCGGGTGTATTACGAAGACACCGACTTCACCGGCCTGGTCTATCACGCGAACTATGTGCGCTATTTCGAGCGGGGACGCTCGGACTGCCTGCGCGCCATGGGCATCGGCCACGCCGAACTGCTGGAGGGATCAGAGCCGCTGGCCTTTGTGGTGTCGGAGATGACGCTGAGCTTTCTGAAGCCCGCGCGGATCGACGACGCGCTTGTGGTTCGCACCCTTTATGAGGCGGTGAAGGGGCCGCGCCTGTTGATCCGCCAGAGCGTCGAGCGGGGCGGCGAGGTGCTGTGCCGGGCCGAGGTGACGGCGGTGTGCATCCATCTGGACGGACGGCCGCGCCGCCCGACGCGGGCCCTGGTCGAAAAGGTCTCGCCCTGGCTGGCGCCCGCCGGATAGCAGAACGCCTCCCCGCGCGAGGCGGAGAGGCGTGCAGCCGGCCGAAGCGGCGGCCGTCAGTCCTGGATGATCTCGCCCGAGCCGTTCAACTCGGAGATCAGACGCGTGGGGCGGGTGCCCAGGCTTACGTCACCCGAGCCGTTGATGGTCACATTGGCCTCGCCGCGAGGCGAGACGCCCACGTCGCCGGAGCCGGAGACGACCACACGAGCGGTCTGGGTCGTCAGGTCGGTCAGGGCGGCGTCGCCCGAGCCGTTGATGGCGACGTCCAGAGCCTCGGTGCGGCCCTGCGCCATGACGTCGGCCGAGCCGGAGACCGCGACGCTGAGCGCGGGCTGGTCATAGCCCTGGATGTCCAGGTCGCCCGAGCCCTGCACCTCGAAGGCGGCGATGTTCGGGGCGGTGACCACGATGCGGACGGCCTCGTCGAACGAGCGACCGGTGATGTTGTGGCCGCTCCAGCGGATCACCGCCTCCTCGTTTACCGGCCCGTCGGCCAGGCGCAGCACGCCGTCGGCCAGCTGGACGCGGTCGTTCCAGGCCTGGGGACCGGTGACCACGACGGAGGGGGTCGGCCCCTGACGGTATTCGACGTCGAAGGGCGTGGTGTTGACCAGCCGCTGGCCGCCCGTCCAGGCGAGGGTGCGGCTGACGTCGGGCTCGTCGGCCCCGTCGACCCGCTCGAAGCGAACGGCGTCGCCGTCCTCGTCACGGAAGGTCCAGGCCCAGCCGTGGCGCTGAAGGTCCTGGCCGCCGATGGCGACCGCGCCGCCGGCGGTGACGATGCACAGCACCAGCGCGGCGCCGGCGATGATGAACAGGGTCCGGATCATTGGGCGGCCTCCTGGGCGTAGGTCGTGGACTGGGGCTCAAGCGCGGGCTTGAGCAGGCGATAGTGCAGGCGGGCGAACCACACGGTTCCATTGACCAGCCAGATGGTGAAGACGGTGGTCAGGGCGGCGATGAAGACGCCGCCGGCCATGAAGGCGAGACCCATCAGGATCGCGGCCAGCGGTCCGCCGGGAAAGCCCGCGAAGGGACCGGCCACCATGATCGCGCCGCCGCCGAAGAACAGGCCGATGGCGGCGATGTAGAAGCCGAACAAGGCCCCGACCACGCCCATGAAGATCGGCAGCAGGATCAGGATGTCCAGCGCGCCCAGGCCCAGCACCGCGAAGACGGCGGAGGCGGCGGCCGACGGGTTCTTTTCCTGACGCCAGCGCTGGATGCCCGCCTCGGCCTTCAGTTCGCGGGCCAGGCGGTCAGGGTCGCCAAGGGCGGCCGAGACCTGGGCCTCGGTGCGGCCGGCGGCCAGGCCGTCGTCGAAATGGGCCTCGTAGTCGTTGAGGATGTCGGAGGCGGTGGAGGTCGGCAGGCCGACCAGGCCGGCCTTCAGGCGACGAAGGAAGTCGGCGCGCGTCATTGGGCGGCTCCCGTGGGTTCAGGGGTGGATTGGATGGC
The genomic region above belongs to Brevundimonas sp. PAMC22021 and contains:
- a CDS encoding ATP-binding protein, producing the protein MDPIQNPFVPGAGSPPPELAGRQAILDQAAVTLGRIKRGRPTKSLMIVGLRGVGKTVVLNRIQALAEEQGYLAELIEAPEHKSLPALLAPALRSLILKLDRGEQVSAAAKRAFRALRGFAAAIRVKYNDFEISLDGEAEPGVADSGDLEADLPDLLIAVGEAARERQTAVAIILDELQYLSELEMSALIMAFHKASQKQLPVVLIGAGLPQLVGLTGRSKSYAERLFDFPPAGPLNFEDASRALVSPVEDEGASITPDAVRAIFDITEGYPYFLQEWGYHAWLATDASPIDKADVERATPTALERLDRSFFRVRFDRLNPSEKRYLSAMAALGEGPHRSGDIAAKLGVKITSTGPTRASLITKGMIFSPAHGDTAFTVPLFDQFMRRTMPFEGA
- the ybgC gene encoding tol-pal system-associated acyl-CoA thioesterase, with the protein product MIDQPTAGRFDGRAHLLPVRVYYEDTDFTGLVYHANYVRYFERGRSDCLRAMGIGHAELLEGSEPLAFVVSEMTLSFLKPARIDDALVVRTLYEAVKGPRLLIRQSVERGGEVLCRAEVTAVCIHLDGRPRRPTRALVEKVSPWLAPAG
- a CDS encoding GIN domain-containing protein, which gives rise to MIRTLFIIAGAALVLCIVTAGGAVAIGGQDLQRHGWAWTFRDEDGDAVRFERVDGADEPDVSRTLAWTGGQRLVNTTPFDVEYRQGPTPSVVVTGPQAWNDRVQLADGVLRLADGPVNEEAVIRWSGHNITGRSFDEAVRIVVTAPNIAAFEVQGSGDLDIQGYDQPALSVAVSGSADVMAQGRTEALDVAINGSGDAALTDLTTQTARVVVSGSGDVGVSPRGEANVTINGSGDVSLGTRPTRLISELNGSGEIIQD
- a CDS encoding DUF1700 domain-containing protein; translation: MTRADFLRRLKAGLVGLPTSTASDILNDYEAHFDDGLAAGRTEAQVSAALGDPDRLARELKAEAGIQRWRQEKNPSAAASAVFAVLGLGALDILILLPIFMGVVGALFGFYIAAIGLFFGGGAIMVAGPFAGFPGGPLAAILMGLAFMAGGVFIAALTTVFTIWLVNGTVWFARLHYRLLKPALEPQSTTYAQEAAQ